A window of Castanea sativa cultivar Marrone di Chiusa Pesio chromosome 1, ASM4071231v1 contains these coding sequences:
- the LOC142617115 gene encoding uncharacterized protein LOC142617115 has protein sequence MAEEIETMSSSPSEDTPSQSQAPAPALSSFPAFSNGDFQMVPVMYPALVPGLQNQDHMNRGAGIYAVPVFSCMGPVAGLPSNTLIPLTYNLPTRQSPEAGVGGEEHGQGGQQQHQQQQPAPQRQVVVRRFQIAFQLDLLLILKLAAVIFLFNQDGSRQRLVVLVFFASLVYLYQTGALTPIVRWLSQGMQRAAAPPHPPRPAVRAENVAAARQGAENVAGAEGQPGAQIENQPANDGNRAVENENENLAEPGGVNGANHWWGIVKEIQMIVFGFITSLLPGFHNID, from the exons ATGGCGGAAGAGATTGAAACGATGTCGTCGTCTCCCTCCGAAGACACTCCCTCGCAATCTCag GCTCCTGCTCCTGCATTATCCAGTTTTCCAGCTTTCTCAAATGGTGATTTTCAGATGGTTCCAGTCATGTACCCCGCACTTGTTCCAGGCTTACAAAATCAGGACCATATGAATCGTGGAGCAGGCATTTATGCTGTTCCTGTTTTCTCCTGTATGGGCCCTGTTGCTGGACTTCCATCTAACACTCTTATTCCTCTTACCTACAATTTACCCAC TAGACAAAGTCCTGAGGCCGGTGTTGGAGGTGAAGAGCATGGGCAAGGTGGGCAACAGCAGCACCAACAGCAACAGCCTGCACCTCAAAGACAAGTTGTTGTAAGGAGATTTCAAATTGCTTTTCAGCTTGATTTGTTGCTTATTCTAAAGCTGGCAGCAGTAATCTTTTTGTTCAACCAAGATGGATCGAGACAGAGGCTTGTTGTCCTCGTATTTTTTGCTTCACTTGTCTACTT ATACCAAACTGGAGCTCTCACACCAATAGTACGCTGGCTTTCACAAGGCATGCAGAGGGCAGCTGCGCCTCCCCATCCACCAAGACCTGCTGTCAGGGCTGAAAATGTTGCTGCTGCAAGACAGGGAGCTGAGAATGTTGCTGGGGCAG AAGGTCAACCTGGGGCTCAGATTGAGAATCAGCCTGCAAATGATGGAAACCGGGCTGTTGAGAATGAAAATGAGAATTTAGCAGAACCTGGTGGTGTCAATGGTGCTAATCATTGGTGGGGAATTGTGAAGGAAATTCAGATGATTGTCTTTGGTTTCATTACTTCCCTTCTCCCGGGCTTTCACAACATAGATTAG